From Parambassis ranga chromosome 9, fParRan2.1, whole genome shotgun sequence, the proteins below share one genomic window:
- the LOC114441339 gene encoding zinc-binding protein A33-like, producing MAEKIVLVENSLSCHICSETFRDPVTLSCSHNFCSSCLQKFWEQTKNKHCPICKRRSSKYDPSVNLSLRELVDSVAKRKSNSSETETKKGKKVKQDEKKKEEVVCDKHPEVPYWFCEDEQRAVCPVCEFSLHQTHKVVPVEQAVRDLKEQLRSDLKSLQDKRDKYKQVEDTYNEMSQHVKKQLLSTETQIRAEFNKLHQFLKEEEESRLAALREEEEQKRKAMSREMKRIQQQMSSLSDSISAVEEELQKQQVSFLSSYKDTQSRARAQSSLSDPQLVSGALIDVAKHLGNLSFRVWQKMKDKVHFSPVILDPNTASRRLYLSDDLTSVRRGDTEQKLPDNPERHTKYGTVLGSEGFSSGKHSWEVEVGDHPNWVVGLAKESANKDAEFASPKHGFWCLGHRDGEYINVVGGTVRVKKSLQRIRVQLDYDRGEVSFYNSEDMTQICTHRDTFTGKLLPYFDFGKSAGAKTTDVKVR from the coding sequence ATGGCTGAGAAGATTGTTCTTGTTGAAAACTCCCTGAGCTGCCATATTTGTTCAGAGACTTTCAGAGATcctgtgactctgagctgcagccacaacttctgttcaagctgcctgcagaaattctgggaacaaactaaaaacaaacactgtcccATCTGTAAAAGAAGATCATCAAAGTATGATCCATCTGTTAACCTTTCTCTGAGAGAGTTGGTTGACTCTGTTGCTAAGAGAAAGAGtaacagctcagagacagagacaaaaaaagggaagaaagtAAAGCAGgacgagaagaagaaggaggaggtggtctgTGATAAACACCCAGAGGTACCTTACTGGttctgtgaggacgagcagagagctgtgtgtcctgtctgtgagttttctctgcaccagactcacaaagtggttcctgtagaacaagcagtcagagacctgaaggagcagctgagatctgacttaaagtctctgcaggacaagagggacaaatacaaacaagtggaggacacatacaatgaaatgtctcaacacgtcaagaagcagctgttgtccacagagacacagatcagagcagagttcaacaagctccaccagttcctgaaagaggaagaggagtccagactggcagctctgagggaggaagaggagcagaagaggaaggctatgagcagagagatgaagaggattcagcagcagatgtcctctctgtcagacagcatctctgctgttgaagaagagctgcagaaacagcaggtgtcattcctcagcagttataaagacactcagagcagagccagagcccagagctcactgtcagatccacagctggtctcaggagcactgatagatgtggccaaacacctgggcaacctgtccttcagagtctggcagaagatgaaggacaaggtccacttcagtcctgtcattctggacccaaacactgcaAGCAGAAGACTCTATCTGTCTGATGATCTGACCAGTGTGAGACgtggagacacagagcagaaacttcctgataatccagagaggCACACTAAATATGGCACTGTTTTAGGCTCTGAGGGCTTCAGCtcagggaaacacagctgggaggtggaggtgggagatcatccAAACTGGGTTGTGGGTTTAGCTAAAGAGTCAGCTAACAAGGACGCAGAGTTTGCTTCACCAAAACATGGATTCTGGTGTTTGGGGCATCGTGATGGAGAATACATTAATGTTGTTGGTGGGACTGTCAGAGTGAAGAAGAgtctccagaggatcagagtccagctggactatgacaggggggaggtgtccttctacaactctgaagacatgactcagatctgcactcacagagacactttcactgGGAAGCTCCTCCCATATTTTGATTTTGGGAAGTCTGCTGGTGCAAAAACCACTGATGTCAAAGTGCGTTAG
- the LOC114441211 gene encoding zinc-binding protein A33-like, with the protein MAEKIVLVENYLSCHICSETFRDPVTLSCSHNFCSSCLQKFWEQTKNKNCPICKRRSSNVRRGDTEQKLPDNPERHTKYGTVLGSEGFSSGKHSWEVEVGDHPNWVVGLAKESANKDAEFASPKHGFWCLGHRDGEYINVVGGTVRVKKSLQRIRVQLDYDRGEVSFYNSEDMTQICTHRDTFTGKLLPYFDFGKSAGAKTTDIKVR; encoded by the exons ATGGCTGAGAAGATTGTTCTTGTTGAAAACTACCTGAGCTGCCATATTTGTTCAGAGACTTTCAGAGATcctgtgactctgagctgcagccacaacttctgttcaagctgcctgcagaaattctgggaacaaactaaaaacaaaaactgtcccATCTGTAAAAGAAGATCATCAAA TGTGAGACGTGGAGACACGGAGCAGAaacttcctgataatccagagaggCACACTAAATATGGCACTGTTTTAGGCTCTGAGGGCTTCAGCtcagggaaacacagctgggaggtggaggtgggagatcatccAAACTGGGTTGTGGGTTTAGCTAAAGAGTCAGCTAACAAGGACGCAGAGTTTGCTTCACCAAAACATGGATTCTGGTGTTTGGGGCATCGTGATGGAGAATACATTAATGTCGTTGGTGGGACTGTCAGGGTGAAGAAGAgtctccagaggatcagagtccagctggactatgacaggggggaggtgtccttctacaactctgaagacatgactcagatctgcactcacagagacactttcactgGGAAGCTCCTCCCATATTTTGATTTTGGGAAGTCTGCTGGTGCAAAAACCACTGATATCAAAGTGCGTTAG